A stretch of the Erinaceus europaeus chromosome 23, mEriEur2.1, whole genome shotgun sequence genome encodes the following:
- the LOC103123670 gene encoding olfactory receptor 7A10-like — protein sequence MKTKNNTQATGFLLLGFSDEPEMQSLLFGLFLSMYLLTVLGNLLLILTVSSDSHLHTPMYFFLSNLSLVDIGFISTTILKMLQNIHTHSKAITYAGCLTQIYFCILFAVLDNFLLTVMAYDRYVAICHPLHYTVIMNPRLCGLLVLVSWVLSVLNSLLQSLMALRLSFCTDLAIPHYFCELNQLLQLACSDTFLNNLVMYLAALLLGGGPFVGIVYSYSKIVSCIRRMSSAEGKHKAFSTCASHLSVVCLFYCTLLGVYLSSAAPHSSHSISTASVLYTVVIPMLNPFIYSLRNKDIKRALKRLFVRETMEE from the coding sequence ATGAAAACAAAGAATAATACACAAGCTACCGGATTTCTTCTTCTAGGATTTTCAGATGAACCAGAAATGCAGTCCCTCCTGTTTGGACTTTTTCTCTCCATGTACCTGCTCACTGTGTTGGGAAACTTGCTCCTCATTCTGACTGTCAGCTCAGACTCCCAcctccacacccccatgtacttcttcctctccAACCTGTCCTTGGTGGACATTGGTTTCATCTCCACCACCATCTTAAAGATGCTGCAGAACATCCACACGCACAGCAAAGCCATCACCTATGCGGGCTGCCTCACCCAGATTTATTTTTGCATACTCTTTGCCGTATTGGATAACTTCCTTTTGACTGTGATGGcgtatgaccgctatgtggccatctgtcacCCCCTGCACTACACGGTCATCATGAACCCCAGGCTCTGTGGACTGCTGGTTCTGGTGTCCTGGGTTTTGAGTGTACTGAATTCTTTGTTACAAAGTTTGATGGCGTTGAGACTGTCTTTCTGCACAGACTTGGCAATCCCCCACTATTTctgtgagctcaaccagctgCTCCAACTGGCCTGTTCTGACACCTTTCTGAATAACCTAGTGATGTATCTTGCAGCTCTCCTGCTGGGTGGTGGTCCCTTTGTTGGTATTGTTTACTCTTATTCTAAGATCGTTTCCTGCATCCGTAGAATGTCATCAGCTGAAGGGAAGCATAAAGCCTTTTCCACCTGTGCCTCTCACCTCTCAGTTGTCTGCTTATTTTATTGTACACTCTTAGGGGTGTATCTTAGCTCTGCTGCTCCCCACAGCTCACACTCAATTTCAACAGCCTCAGTGCTGTACACTGTGGTAATACCAATGCTGAACCCCTTCATCTACAGTCTCAGAAACAAAGATATCAAGAGGGCTCTTAAGAGACTCTTTGTGAGGGAAACTATGGAAGAATGA